A region of Nostoc sp. 'Peltigera membranacea cyanobiont' N6 DNA encodes the following proteins:
- a CDS encoding LptF/LptG family permease has translation MDRYLASELLAPFFFGVGAFSSLGVTIDAVFDLIRKIVESGLPIDIAIQVFLLKFPNFIVLAFPMSTLLATLMTYSRLSSESELIALRGCGVSVYRIVLTAVMLSLVVTGMTFVFNEQIAPAANYQAAMTLDKALKSDKPTFNQQNIFYPEYQDVTQPDGSRNRILTRLFYADQFDGKRMKGLTIIDRSTKNLNQIVVSESAQWNPSQNVWDFYNGTIYFVAADRSYRNIVRFEHQQLQLPRTPLSLAEKSRDYGEMNIAEALDQLQVELLGGDRQKIRKLEVRIQQKISLPFVCVVFGLVGAAMGSIPQRTGRGTSFGISVVVIFSYYLIFFISGAIAQAGALSPFMGAWLPNFLFFGIGLFLLMRVAKR, from the coding sequence ATGGATCGTTACCTTGCTAGCGAATTGTTAGCGCCGTTTTTCTTTGGTGTCGGAGCTTTTTCATCACTTGGTGTCACAATTGATGCTGTATTCGATCTGATCAGAAAAATTGTAGAATCTGGGCTACCCATAGACATTGCCATTCAGGTTTTTTTGTTAAAGTTTCCCAACTTTATCGTTTTAGCCTTCCCCATGTCTACGCTGCTGGCTACTTTGATGACCTACAGTCGTCTTTCTAGTGAGAGCGAACTAATTGCCCTGCGTGGTTGTGGGGTTAGCGTCTATCGCATAGTGCTAACTGCTGTGATGTTGAGTCTTGTAGTCACAGGAATGACATTTGTATTCAACGAACAAATTGCACCGGCAGCAAACTACCAAGCAGCGATGACTCTGGATAAAGCCCTTAAATCAGACAAGCCCACTTTTAACCAGCAAAATATTTTCTATCCTGAATACCAAGATGTTACACAGCCTGATGGCTCTAGAAATAGAATATTGACACGCTTGTTTTACGCCGACCAATTTGATGGTAAGCGGATGAAAGGTTTGACAATTATAGACCGCTCAACAAAAAATCTGAATCAAATTGTAGTATCAGAATCTGCCCAGTGGAATCCTTCTCAAAATGTCTGGGATTTTTACAACGGTACTATTTATTTTGTTGCAGCCGATCGCTCTTATCGCAACATCGTCAGATTTGAACACCAACAACTGCAACTACCGCGCACGCCATTAAGTCTAGCAGAAAAAAGCCGTGACTATGGTGAGATGAATATTGCTGAAGCACTAGATCAACTACAAGTAGAACTTCTCGGTGGCGATCGCCAAAAAATTCGTAAACTCGAAGTGCGGATTCAACAAAAAATTTCCTTACCCTTTGTATGCGTAGTTTTTGGCTTAGTAGGTGCAGCAATGGGAAGCATACCCCAGCGAACTGGAAGAGGTACCAGCTTTGGGATTAGCGTTGTAGTTATTTTTTCATACTATTTAATTTTCTTTATTAGTGGTGCGATCGCGCAAGCAGGTGCCCTCTCTCCCTTTATGGGCGCTTGGTTGCCTAACTTTCTTTTCTTCGGAATCGGTCTATTTTTGTTGATGCGAGTTGCCAAACGGTAA
- the lptB gene encoding LPS export ABC transporter ATP-binding protein, with protein sequence MKIVLENIHKSYGKRVIVNRVNLSVAQGEVVGLLGPNGAGKTTTFYIATGLEKPNQGKVWLGNLDVTGMPMHQRARLGIGYLAQEPSVFRQLSVQDNILLVLEQTNVPRWEWSRRLTTLLREFRLEKLANSKGIQLSGGERRRTELARSLAAGREGPKFLLLDEPFAGVDPIAVSEIQQIVAQLRDRGMGILITDHNVRETLAITDRAYIMREGQILAFGAADELYSNSLVRQYYLGDNFQV encoded by the coding sequence GTGAAAATTGTTTTAGAGAATATTCACAAATCTTACGGCAAGCGAGTAATTGTCAATCGTGTTAATCTTTCTGTTGCTCAGGGCGAAGTCGTTGGTTTACTAGGCCCCAATGGGGCTGGTAAAACGACGACCTTTTACATTGCCACAGGTTTAGAAAAGCCCAATCAAGGAAAAGTTTGGCTGGGTAATCTGGATGTTACGGGAATGCCAATGCACCAAAGGGCGCGACTGGGTATTGGTTATCTAGCACAAGAACCAAGTGTTTTCCGCCAACTCTCGGTACAGGATAATATTCTGTTGGTGCTAGAGCAAACGAATGTGCCACGATGGGAGTGGTCAAGACGACTCACAACTTTACTGCGGGAGTTTCGCTTGGAAAAATTAGCCAATAGCAAAGGAATTCAACTTTCTGGTGGTGAACGACGGCGGACTGAATTAGCAAGGTCTTTAGCTGCTGGCCGAGAAGGGCCAAAATTTTTACTTTTGGATGAACCATTTGCGGGAGTCGATCCGATCGCAGTTTCAGAAATTCAGCAAATTGTCGCACAACTGCGCGATCGCGGTATGGGAATCTTAATTACAGATCATAATGTCCGCGAAACCCTCGCCATCACAGATCGCGCCTACATCATGCGTGAGGGACAAATTCTCGCTTTTGGTGCTGCTGACGAACTCTACAGCAATTCCCTCGTGCGGCAATATTATTTAGGGGATAATTTTCAAGTTTAA
- a CDS encoding S-layer homology domain-containing protein codes for MRQLSITLSLVALLQNLPAIAQVPETTSAIPSDSIQQVTAAKWMTNFSDGKFYPERLLSRAELASIMVKAFRLDKREAVSKENLVIPDVPRSYWAFNDIQTVLKTDIMKGYRGNEFFPNQKVTRAEALAIFAQAYGVFQFPDAAVNEILASHPDEKSIPTWARKAIATVASEGFLNTDAQGNIFPLKPVTRGDMAYVLSKYLQRQQQQPETPEVPMIPNSPQSP; via the coding sequence ATGCGTCAGCTTTCAATTACTCTATCTTTAGTGGCACTACTACAAAATTTACCAGCAATTGCTCAAGTGCCAGAAACTACTTCTGCAATCCCATCTGATTCCATTCAACAGGTAACTGCTGCTAAATGGATGACAAACTTTTCTGATGGCAAGTTTTATCCAGAAAGGTTACTGAGTCGGGCCGAATTAGCATCAATTATGGTAAAGGCATTTCGGCTAGATAAAAGAGAAGCTGTTAGCAAAGAAAATTTAGTTATTCCAGATGTTCCTCGTTCTTATTGGGCATTTAATGATATACAGACAGTCTTAAAAACTGACATCATGAAAGGCTATCGAGGCAATGAATTCTTTCCTAACCAAAAGGTGACAAGGGCAGAAGCTCTGGCTATTTTCGCCCAGGCTTATGGTGTATTTCAATTTCCTGATGCTGCTGTGAATGAGATTCTGGCTTCCCATCCAGATGAAAAATCTATCCCAACTTGGGCTAGAAAAGCGATCGCTACGGTAGCTAGTGAGGGATTTCTCAACACAGATGCCCAAGGTAATATTTTCCCATTGAAACCCGTTACCCGTGGAGATATGGCTTATGTATTGAGTAAATATTTACAACGACAACAGCAACAACCTGAAACACCAGAAGTTCCGATGATTCCAAATAGCCCACAATCACCCTAG
- a CDS encoding DUF309 domain-containing protein — MNETIPQEFWQGVEQFNSGQFYACHDTLEALWIEASEPEKTFYQGILQISVALYHLENRNWRGAVILLGEGGNRLRRYPSSYGGVDVDELLSQSAALLTTLQQIGPDKIASGDLGKDQILSLPKIVLTTD; from the coding sequence ATGAACGAAACCATCCCCCAAGAGTTTTGGCAAGGCGTAGAACAGTTCAATTCTGGTCAGTTCTACGCCTGTCATGACACTTTAGAGGCTTTATGGATTGAAGCCAGCGAACCAGAAAAAACCTTTTATCAAGGCATTCTCCAAATTTCTGTAGCGCTGTATCATTTAGAGAATCGCAACTGGCGAGGTGCAGTAATTCTACTTGGAGAAGGCGGCAATCGCCTACGGCGTTACCCATCTAGTTACGGTGGCGTTGATGTAGATGAACTATTGAGTCAGAGCGCAGCATTGTTGACGACATTACAACAAATAGGGCCAGATAAGATTGCATCAGGCGATTTGGGAAAAGATCAAATCTTATCTTTACCTAAAATTGTGCTGACTACTGATTAG
- a CDS encoding LptA/OstA family protein — protein MMPCYQLPISQIRRLGLALMLPAALWGAFAFPTQVQTATAQTSKDNRPLTIRADVQEYDAKNQVITARGNVQMLYPARQLQATSAQAQYFSKERRIDFSGNVYILQQGGNSIRAEKVTYLIDEGRFVALPQSNRQVESIYMIEESDNGGQTATPAPKTPPLKPSN, from the coding sequence ATGATGCCCTGCTATCAATTGCCCATATCCCAGATCCGTCGCTTGGGATTAGCTTTAATGCTCCCAGCTGCACTCTGGGGCGCTTTTGCCTTCCCTACCCAAGTGCAAACCGCTACTGCACAAACATCTAAAGACAATCGCCCCCTCACCATCCGCGCTGATGTGCAAGAATATGACGCGAAAAATCAAGTAATCACCGCTCGCGGCAACGTGCAGATGTTGTATCCTGCTCGTCAACTTCAGGCAACATCTGCCCAAGCACAGTACTTTAGTAAAGAACGCCGAATTGATTTCAGTGGCAACGTCTATATTTTGCAACAGGGCGGTAACAGTATTCGGGCAGAGAAGGTAACGTATTTAATTGATGAAGGGCGATTTGTTGCCTTACCCCAATCTAACCGTCAGGTAGAGTCTATCTACATGATCGAGGAATCAGATAATGGTGGACAAACGGCGACACCTGCCCCAAAAACACCCCCTTTGAAGCCTTCTAATTAG
- a CDS encoding ferredoxin thioredoxin reductase catalytic beta subunit, with amino-acid sequence MITSEHNTKSSDRSLEAMRHFSEQYAKRTGTYFCSEPSVTAVVIEGLAKHKDELGAPLCPCRHYEDKEAEVHATYWNCPCVPMRERKECHCMLFLTPDNEFAGEKQDISLETIKEVRDSMG; translated from the coding sequence ATGATCACATCAGAACATAACACAAAATCCAGCGATAGAAGCCTAGAGGCAATGCGGCATTTTTCCGAACAATACGCCAAGCGGACTGGAACATACTTCTGTTCTGAACCTTCTGTTACCGCAGTTGTGATTGAAGGGCTAGCCAAACATAAAGACGAACTAGGTGCGCCTTTATGTCCCTGTCGCCATTATGAAGATAAAGAGGCTGAAGTCCATGCCACATATTGGAACTGTCCCTGTGTGCCAATGAGAGAACGCAAAGAGTGCCATTGCATGTTGTTCCTCACCCCTGACAACGAGTTTGCTGGCGAAAAACAAGATATCTCTCTCGAAACAATAAAAGAAGTCCGAGACAGCATGGGATGA
- the rpiA gene encoding ribose-5-phosphate isomerase RpiA, translated as MTAADPVKLMKQEVGKAAAALVKSGSIVGLGTGSTTAYTIQYLGDRLKSGELKDIIGIPTSFQSEVLAKQYGIPLATLDAIDHIDIAIDGADEVDPQKNLIKGGGAAHTREKVVDYLAEQFIVVVDSGKLVDRLGSSFAVPVEVIPMAITPVTNAIKKLGGKPELRMGIKKAGPVITDQGNFVLDVRFDSIEDPVSLEKILNNIPGVLENGIFVNCVDLVLVGEVKDGQPLVRQL; from the coding sequence ATGACAGCAGCAGATCCCGTAAAGTTGATGAAGCAAGAAGTTGGCAAAGCCGCCGCCGCCCTAGTCAAGTCGGGTTCCATTGTGGGGTTGGGTACGGGGTCAACTACAGCATATACGATTCAGTATTTAGGCGATCGCCTCAAGTCTGGCGAACTCAAAGATATCATTGGCATTCCTACCTCGTTTCAGTCAGAAGTGCTGGCGAAACAGTACGGTATCCCTCTCGCCACTTTGGATGCCATTGACCACATCGATATTGCCATTGATGGGGCAGATGAAGTCGATCCGCAGAAGAATTTGATTAAAGGCGGTGGTGCAGCACATACCCGCGAAAAAGTCGTAGACTACCTAGCAGAGCAGTTTATCGTCGTCGTCGATAGTGGTAAGTTGGTAGACCGCTTAGGTTCTAGTTTCGCAGTGCCCGTGGAAGTGATTCCAATGGCAATTACTCCTGTTACCAATGCCATCAAAAAACTCGGCGGTAAACCAGAACTCCGCATGGGTATCAAAAAAGCTGGCCCAGTTATCACTGACCAAGGAAACTTTGTCTTAGATGTCAGATTTGACTCTATTGAAGATCCAGTCAGCTTAGAAAAGATATTGAATAACATTCCCGGTGTTCTGGAAAATGGTATCTTTGTTAACTGTGTCGATTTAGTTTTAGTCGGTGAAGTTAAAGATGGTCAGCCATTAGTGCGGCAACTTTAA
- a CDS encoding CP12 domain-containing protein, which yields MMRAEDIMTKNVVTIRGSATVAEAVALMKEKKLRALVVNRRHDNDAYGIVTETDIVYKVTAYGKDPKQVWIYEIMSKPCIVVNPDLGVEYVARLFANTGIHRAPVIQGKLLGIISITDILTKSDFVEAPKALLLEERIQKAIEQSRAICTEQGAYSKACAAAWDEVEELQAEAAHQKAEGMVSAKVSFEEYCKENPDAPECRNYHP from the coding sequence ATGATGAGAGCTGAAGATATCATGACCAAAAACGTAGTTACCATTCGCGGTTCGGCGACTGTTGCTGAAGCAGTGGCGCTGATGAAGGAAAAAAAATTGCGGGCGCTGGTTGTGAATCGTCGCCATGACAATGATGCTTATGGTATCGTCACAGAAACAGATATTGTCTATAAGGTAACTGCCTACGGTAAAGATCCAAAGCAAGTTTGGATTTACGAGATTATGAGCAAGCCCTGCATTGTGGTCAATCCTGATTTGGGTGTGGAATATGTAGCTCGGTTATTTGCTAACACTGGTATTCATCGCGCACCTGTGATTCAAGGCAAGCTCTTGGGTATCATCTCGATTACCGACATTTTGACCAAAAGCGACTTTGTAGAAGCCCCAAAAGCGCTACTGCTGGAGGAGAGAATTCAAAAAGCAATTGAACAGTCTCGCGCTATTTGCACTGAACAAGGTGCTTATTCTAAAGCCTGTGCAGCCGCTTGGGATGAGGTAGAAGAACTTCAAGCAGAAGCCGCTCATCAGAAAGCTGAGGGTATGGTATCAGCCAAAGTCTCTTTTGAAGAATACTGCAAGGAAAATCCAGATGCACCGGAATGTCGAAATTATCATCCGTAA